ATCGTGTCGATCTCGCTGCTCTCGAAGGTCACGTTCACCGTGACGTCGGCCTCGTCCAGGATGCCGGTGACCGCCGTCCGCAGCTCCGCGATGCGCGAGAAGCCGATGAAGTCGCGCCCCGCCAGCGCGCGCACGTCGACCGGGCCGGATGCCGCCGCGAGCGGGTGACCGGTGGGCACGGCGATGCACAGCGGCTCCTCGGCGAGCGCAAGCCAGCCGATGTCGTCCGAGGTCGCCGACGTCGCCAGCGGTGCCGTGCTCAGAGCGACGTCGATCGTGTCGAGCGCGAGCCAGCCGTAGAGGTCGCGGGCGAAGCCCTGTCGCAACGAGACGCGCACGTCGGGTCGCAGCGCGCGGAAACGCTGGATGACGTCGGGCACCATCCACCGCGCCACCGAGTGCAAGAACCCGACGCGCAGCAGGCGACCCTCGTCGGCGATCAGCTCGGCGTGGCGGCGGGCCGACTCGACCGCGTCGAGGACGCCGGCCGCATCGGCCCGGAAGGCGAGACCGTTGGCGTTCAGCTCGAGCCGCTTGCCGTGTCGCGAGAACAGCGCCATGCCGACCTCGTCTTCGAGGCGGGCCAGCGCGCGCGACACGTTCGACTGGTTGATGCGCAGCTCCGCAGCGGTGTCGCGAGTGTTCTGCGTCTCGGCCAGCGACAGGAAGATGCGGAGGGTCTGCTCGTCCATGACACCGATTATGCGCCGATCGCATCACAAGCGGCATCCGTTTCATTTCCGGCCCATCCGTGACCGGACGACGATGGTCCGCATGGCCGTCACCGTGCTCGATCGCACCCCCACCGGGTCGATCGCGCGCATCGCCGCGGGCACCCCCTCCTACCGACGCGTCGTGGGCCTGCTCGCCGTAGGCGGACTCGCGAACTTCGCGATCATCTACTTCCCGCAACCGTTGCTGCCGGCGATCGCGGCGTCGTTCGGAGTGGATGCCGGGGCCAGCGGACTCACGATCTCGGCGACGACCGCGGCCATGCTGCTCGGCCTGCTGCTGTCGGCGCCGCTGTCCGACCGCATCGGGCGGGTGTCCGCGATGAGCGGATCGCTCGTGATGGCCGGCATCCTCTCGGTGGCGTGCGCGTTCGCACCCACGTGGGAGGCCTTCCTCGCCCTCCGCGCCGCGGGGGGCCTGGCACTGGCGGTGCTGCCGGCCGTCGCGCTCGCGTACCTGCGCGACGCCGTCCGCGACGACGCGCACGGACGCGCCAATGCGCTGTACATCTCGGGCACGGCCCTCGGCGGCGCCGTGGGCCGGCTCGCGCCGCTGCCGCTCGCGACCCTCGGCGGCTGGCAGCTCGTGAGCACCGTGCTCGGTGTGCTCAGCGTCGTCGTGGGCGTGCTGGTCTGGTTCGCGCTCCCCCGCGACGGCGCCGCCCCGCTGCCGCTGCGGATCGGTGACCTGCTCGGCGGCACGGTCGCCTCCCTCCGCGACCCCGTCATCCTCGCCGTGTGCGTCGCGGGGGCGCTCGCGATGGCGACCTTCGTCGGGCTGTACAACGCGGTGCCGTTCCGGCTGGATGGCCCGCCGTTCTCGCTCGGCGCGGCAGAGGTGTTCGTCTACGTCGCCTACCCCCTCGGCATCCTCGCGCCGGGCCTGTTCCACCGGATCTCGAGACGCCTCGGCCGCGCGGTCACCTCGCTGCTGGGCGCGCTCGCGATGCTCGCCGCGATCGGCCTGGTGTTCTGGCCGGACGTCATCGCGGTGTTCGCGGGTCTCGGACTTCTGACGGCGGCCTTTCTCGGAACGCACTCGATCCTCAGCGGGTGGGTCGTCGCGCGCGCTCAGGCGGTGGGGCGCAGCACCTCGCGGGCATCGAGCGCCTACCTGCTGACCTATTACCTCGGCAGCACGGTGTCGGGCGCGGCATCCACACACCTGTTCGCGAGCGCCGGCTGGACGGCCGTCGTCCTTCTCGCGGCGGGGCTGACGACGCTGTGCGCTGCGCTCTTCGTCGCGCTGCGCGTGCGCCGCGCCGGCTGAGCAGGGCGCCGACGGGAGCTCCGCGGCACCCCGCCCTACGAGAGCACGACGAGGCGCTGGGTCGCCCGGGTCATCGCGACGTAGCGGTCGACGGCGCCCGAGACGCCGTCGCCGAACCGGTCGGGGTCGACGAGCACGACCAGGTCGAACTCGAGCCCCTTCACCCGCTGCGCATCGAGCGCGGCCACGCGCGGGCGCGGCACGAAGGCGGGCGCGCCGATCACCACCGCTGTGCCGTCGGCGCTCTCGCGTTCCCAGGCGTCGACGATCGCGTCGAGGTCGCGGCGCGAGCCGTAGCTCACCGGGACTCCCGTGCTGCGGATCGACGCGGGGACGTTGGCGTCGGGCAGCGTGGCGCGGATCACCGGACCCGCGACATCCATCACCTCGCTCGGCGTGCGGTAGTTGACGGTGAGCGTCGTCACGTGCGAGCGGTCGATCCCGACGCGCGTGAGTCGATCGTCCCAGCTCTCGGCGAACCCGCGTCTTGCCTGCGCTCGATCCCCGACGATCGTCAGGCTGCGCGAGGGGCACCGCTGCAGCAGCATCCGCCATTGCGCGTCGGTGAGCTCCTGCGCCTCATCGATCACGAGATGCGCGAACGGCCCGGCGAACGGCTCGCGATCGGATGCCGTGGGCTGCGCGAGCGTGCGGCGCAGGTCCTGACCGCGCAGCATCGACATGAGGCGCAGGTCGCCATCGTCGGCGGCGATGAGGTCGCTGACGACGTCCGACATCACCCGATGCTCCTCGGCGGCCGCGCGTCGGTCTCGGCGCGCACGCACCTCGCTGTGCGGGTCGCCCACGCTGCGGCGCGCAGCGTCCAGCAGGGGCAGGTCGACGTCGGTCCATCGCGTCGGAGCGCCGCGCGTGATGAGCACGTCGACCTCGACAGCGCTCAGCCACGGCGCGCAGCGCCGCAGCATCTCTCCCGTCGTGAGCAGACCGCACAGCAGCGCATCGGGATCCAACAGCGGCCAGGCCCGGTCGAAGAGCGCCTGCAGCTCCTCGTCGTTCTCGAGCGTCTCGCGCGTCGACTCGTCCGCGTCCCAGCCCGCCCCGTAGGCGTCGAAGTCGTCACCGGAGCGGGGCGAGGAACGGGACGCCTCTCCCCAGCCCTCGCCCCACCCGTCGCCGCCTCCTCCGCCGTCGCGCAGCTCGTCGTCGACACGGTCTTCCAGAACGTCGAGCAGACGCTCCCACGCGTGCACACGAAGCGCATTGTGCGGCAGGCCGTCGGCGTCGGCGAACACCTCCGACCACTCCGCGGGGCCCAGCACGACGGCGCCCCATGCGGTCTCGATCGGCGTGCGTCGCCGCGGCGGGCGTTGCCAGAGACGCACGGCGGCTCCGACGGCGTCCACGACACGGCCGTCGCCGAGCAGACGGCGAACCTCCGGATCGTCCTCCTCCCCCACATCGCCGCCGTCGACGAGGTCGTTCACCGCGCAGACCAGTGCGCCGTCCTCGCCGAGGCTCGGCAGCACGTCGTCGACGTAGTCGACATAGGGGCGGTGCGGTCCAACGAACAGCAGTCCGCCGCCCCCCGACTGCACACGCGGATCGGCGTAGAGCAGATACGCCGCGCGGTGCAGCGCCACGACGGTCTTGCCGGTTCCGGGGCCGCCGTCGACGACGAGCGCGCCCCGGGAGTCGGCGCGGATGATGGCGTCCTGATCGGACTGGATCGTCGCCAGCACGTCGCGCATCTTCGGCGACCGGCTCTCGCCGAGACTGGCGATGAAGGCGGACTGGTCGTCGAGGGCCGCGCGGTGATCGATGCCGTCGTCGGCGAAAACCTCGTCCCAGTAGTCCACGACGCGCCCCTCGCGCCACCGATACCGGCGTCGACTGGTGAGCCCGAGCGGATGCGCCGCCGTCGCGGCGAAGAACGGCGCGGATGCCGGGGCCCGCCAGTCCATCAGCAGCCGCTCCTCCGCGGCATCCGCGAGGCCGAAGCGTCCGATGTAGGTGACGATGCCCTCCTCGTCGACCATGCGACCGATGCACGCGTCGAGGCCGAACCGGCGAAGGATGCGCAACCGCGCCGACAGGCTCCGCACCTCCAGATCGCGTTCGAGTGCGCGCTGGCCTCCGTTGACGGCTTCGTGCCGGAGCGCGACCAGCCGCGTCTGGGTGCGCTCGACCTCGGCGGCCAGCACCCTCGCGATCGCCGCGAACTGTCGTTCGTCGCGGTCGATGAGCGCGGGGTCGGCCTTCCGCCGAAGCCGCGATGGAAGATCGAACACGCTTTCCTGAGACTTTTCGCTCGGCATCCCACTCCCCCTCTGGCGCCGAAAAGCCGACGCGACCTGCGATTCTGCCTCACGCAGGGGGCCTTGCGGCAAGTCCCCCTGCGCGCGGGATAATGGAAAGGGCACCCCGGATGGCGTGAAATGTACTCATGCGAGCAACCGTCATGTACGGCGCGGGAGACGTCCGCGTCGAGAACGTCCCCGATCCCGTCATCCAGCAGCCGACCGATGCCGTGGTGCGCATCGTCCGCGCGTGCGTCTGCGGCTCGGACCTGCACCCGTATCACTCGATGACCGAGAGTTCGACGGGCCGGCGGATGGGGCACGAGCTCATCGCCGTCGTCGAGGAGACCGGCGCGGACGTCACCACGGTGCGCCCCGGCGACTTCGTCGTCGTGCCCTTCGTCTACTCCGACAACACGTGCGTCTTCTGCCGTGAAGGGTTCCAGACCTCCTGCCAGCACGGCGGCTTCTACGGCAACGGGCGGGTCGGCGGGCTGCAGGCCGAGCGGGCCCTCATCCCGCAGGCCGATGGCACGCTCGTGGTCGTGCCGGGTGTCGACCCCGACGCGGCATCCGATTCCCTGCTGGCGTCGCTGCTGACACTGTCGGACGTGTATCTGACGGGCTATCACGCCGCGCATCTCGCCCGCGTGCGGCCCGGCCAGACCGTCACGGTCGTCGGCGACGGCGCCGTGGGCCTGTCGGCGGTGCTCGCCGCCCGCACCCTCGGCGCGGAGCGCATCATCCTGATGGGCCGCCACACCGACCGCACCGACCTGGGCGTCGAGTTCGGCGCCACCGACGTCGTCGCCGAGCGCGGCGCCGAGGGTGTCGCCCGGGTGATGGATCTCACCGACGCGCTGGGCAGCCATGTGGTGATCGAGGCGGTCGGGCACATGCCCGCGTATGAGCAGTCCTACGGCGTCGTGCGCCCCGGCGGAGTCATCTCGCGGGTCGGCGTGCCCCAGTACGAGAACGCCCCCGTGGGCTTCGCCTCGCTGTTCGGCAAGAACATCACCCTGACCGGCGGCGTCGCCCCGGTGCGCGCCTACCTCGACGACGCGATCCCCCTCGTGCTCGACGGCACGATCGAGCCCGGCCGCGTGTTCGATCGCATCATGCCGCTCGCCGACGCCCCCGCCGCCTATGCGGCGATGGATTCGCGCGAGGCGCTGAAGGTGATGCTGACGGTCTGAGCCGTCGGAGCGCCCGGCGGCAGGCTCACCCGTTGAGCAGCTCCCAGTTGCCCTCGGAGATCACGTCGACCTCGCCGTCGACGACACGGATCGCCGTCTGGTCGTCGATCGCGTAGGCACGGCCGCCGATGCCCTCCGCCCACCGGTGGGCCGCCGCGGTCGTGTTTCCGGTCCAGCCCGGGTAGTCCAGGTGCGGGAAGATCGAGAAGTCGACCAGCCCCAGCGTCTGGTCGGTGCCACCCGGATGCCGGTCGACGAACTCCGGTCCGATACGCGGCGTGAGGGCCATGCTGCCCGCGCTGATGCCGACCCAGACGGTCTCATGCAGCTCCGGCAGGAGGTCGGCCAACCCCGAGGTGCGAATCCACTCGGCCAGGTACACCGCCTCGCCGCCGTCGACGAGCAGCGCATCGGCCTCGCGCACCCACGGCATCCATCGCTCCGGCGCGATCGTCGGCAGGGCGGTGAGCTCGAGCACCCCCACGGAGCGCCAGCCGAGCTCGACGGGACTGTGGATGCCGCCCGGCCACCGCCCCGCCGTCGAACGCCACACCGTCTCGGGCGAGCACATCGGCTGGCCCCACTGCGCCGTCGGGATGAACAACGCGGAACTGTCGGCAATGGGTGTGCCGAGCAGGTCTTCGAGCGCGGTGCGGATGCTGTCGTTGGTGACCCCGCCCGAGGTCAGCAGAAGCTTCATGCGCCCAGTCAATCGCGTACGGCGGCGCGCGGCCAGGGGGTGAGCCTCCGCCTGCCGGCGGTGCAGTGTTAGCGTTCGAGAGTGACCTCGACGCCGCCGGCCCCCGACTCCGCGACTTCTCGCTCGATCCGCGTGTCCGCGGCTGTCATCACCGACGTCGACGGACGGCTGCTGCTCGTGCGCAAGACGGGGACGACCGCGTTCATGCAGCCGGGCGGCAAGCCGGAGGCGGGCGAGGATGCCGCGCAGACCCTCATCCGCGAGCTCGCCGAGGAGATCGGGCTGCGCCTGCAGCCGACCGACCTCACGCCGCTCGGCGAGTTCACCGCCCCGGCCGCCAACGAGCCGGGCTTCGCCGTCGTCGCCGACGTCTTCCGCGTCGACATCGGCGATCAGCAGCCCGTGACGGATGCCGAGATCGAGGAGCTGCGCTGGGTCGACCGGGGCTCGGCATCCGCTCTGGAGGTCGCCCCTCTCGCCGCGGCCTACTTCCTGCCCGAGGCTTGAGCGCCGGCGCCGGCCGACCGGCTCACCACGAGCTCTTGCGGTAGTCCTTGAGGAAGATGCCGAAGAGGTCTTCGCCCGCCTCGCCGCGCACGATCGGGTCGTACACGCGGGCGGCGCCGTCGACCAGGTCGAGCGGGGCGTGGAAGCCCTCCTCCGCGAGGCGCACCTTCGTGTAGTGCGGGCGCTCGTCGGTGATCCACCCCGTGTCGACGGCCGTCATGAGAATGTTGTCGGTTTCGAACATCTCGCGAGCGCTGGTGCGCGTGAGCATGTTGAGCGCCGCCTTCGCCATGTTGGTGTGGGGGTGTCCGGGACCCTTGTATCCACGACCGAACACGCCCTCCATCGCCGAGACGTTCACGACGTACTTCCGCCGGGCCGGCGAGGCCGCCATCGCGGGCCGCAGACGCGAGACGAGCAGGAACGGCGCGGTCATGTTCGCGAGCTGCACCTCGAGCATCTCGAGGGGCTCGACCTGGTCGACCGACTGCGTCCAGCTGTTGATGTGGTTCTCGTCGGGCACGAGCCCGCCCGCGTCGATCGCCGTGCCGGCGGCGAGACGCTCGAGCGACGACGACCCGGCGGCCATCGCCTCGGCGGTGAGCTCCTCGGCCGTGCGTGCGGCGGCCGCGAGGATGGGATGGCTCGAGACCGACTGGGCCAGTGCGAGCGGGTGGGCGTCGTTGGTGTGGCCGAAGGTCAGCAGTTCGGGCAGCGGACCCTGCGGCAGCGGCGCGAGCTCGGCATCCACGAGCGGCTTGTACGCCCCGGCGGAGCGACGCACGGTTTGCGCCGCGTTGTTGATGAGGATGTCGAGCGGTCCGTCGGCGGCGACGGCATCCGCGAGGCCGATGACCTGGGCGGGGTCGCGCAGGTCGATGCCGACGATCTTGAGTCGGTGGATCCAGTCGCCGCTGTCGGGCAGTGCCGAGAAGCGGCGGACGGCGTCACGCGGGAAGCGGGTCGTGATGGTCGTGTGGGCGCCGTCGCGCAGCAGGCGCAGTGCGATGTACATGCCGATCTTCGCGCGGCCTCCCGTGAGCAGGGCGCGCCGGCCGGTGAGGTCGGTGCGGGCGTCGCGCTTGGCGTGGCTCATCGCCGCGCAGTCGGGGCAGAGCTGGTGGTAGAACGCGTCGACGATCGTGTACTGCTCTTTGCAGATATAGCAGGCGCGGGGCTTGATGAGCTCGCCCGCGGTCGGAGCCGCGGTGCGGGACGCGAGCGGGATGCCGCGGGTCTCGTCGTCGATGCGGTCGGGCGCTCCCGTGGCGGTCGCGGCGACGACGGCACGATCGGCGTCGGCGATGCGCTGGCGCTTCTCCTTGCGCGACATGCGCTTGACGTCCTTGTACATCTTGCCGGTCTGCCGGCGCAGGGCGATGTAGGCGGGGTCGTCGCGATCGAGCAGGGATGCCGCGTCGATGACGCGCAGCGCGATCTCCAGCTCGTGGGGGTCGATCGCGATGGGGGCCGGGGTCGCCGCGTCGTCCGGGTCGGGCGTGATCTCGGTGTCTGCAGGCGTTTCGGGCACGAGGGATTTTATCGGACGCGGCTGAGCGCGAGCCCGACGGGACGAGAGGTGCGGGGCGTCCGGCGCGTCCCGGGGCCTCAGCCCGCGATGCCGAGCAGCTGCTTCGCCGCGGCGACAGCCGGTGCGCCGAAGAGACGCGGGTCTTCGTTGAGCGCACCCGAGCTGATCGAGACGCCCACTCCCGGCATGTCGACGAGCGTGCCGTAGATGCGGAGGTCTCCCGTGGACTTCGTGCCGTAGGCGATGCCGCCCCGCGCCTCGACGGCCGCATCGGCGATGTACTCCGACCCGATGGCGGCGATGTCCTCCTTCTTGGGCACATCGCCGGCTCCGTTGTTGGTTGTCACCGTGAGCAGAACGGTGTTCACGTAGTCGCCGGTCGTCGACATCCAGTTGCACTGCACGGTGCCGTCTTCGTTGCTCTGTTCGCCGAGTTCGAGTCCGTCGATCGCCGAGCCGAGCACAGAGCCCATGGCGGCGCAGTCGGGGTAGCGGGCGAGCACATCGGCGAGCGCCATGCTGGGTGCGGCCGGCGCAGCGCCACCGCCGGCATCTCCGCCCCCATCCCCGTCCCCATCGCCGGGGTCGCTCGCGCCGTCCGACGGCGCACTCGTGCCGCCACCGATGGCTCCGGACGCAGAGACCGAGGGCGACGCAGCCGTTCCGCTTCCGGCGGCGCATCCCGCGAAGGCGAGAGCTCCGGCGGCGACGAGGAGGGCGAAGGCGGCACGGGAAACGAGGCGGGGGGCTGTCACCCCGGCATCCTAGCCATCCGCGTGAGCCCGCCTCGGAAGGTCTCCACAGCCCCTCTGCCCCGCGAGCCTGGCGCCATGTCCGCAGAGCAGATCGACGATGGCGCCCACGGGGCCGCTCAAGGCGAGAAGGCCCTCGACCGGCTCGTCGCGTTCAGCGATGCGGTCGTCGCGATCGCGATCACTCTCGTCGTGCTGCCCCTGGTGGATAAGGCGATGGATGCCGAGTCGGCGTCGGCCTTCTTCGCCGACAACGTGACCGGGATGATCTCTGCGGCGCTGAGCTTCGTGGTGATCGCGGCCTTCTGGCGCGCCAACCACGTGAT
The DNA window shown above is from Microbacterium laevaniformans and carries:
- a CDS encoding LysR family transcriptional regulator is translated as MDEQTLRIFLSLAETQNTRDTAAELRINQSNVSRALARLEDEVGMALFSRHGKRLELNANGLAFRADAAGVLDAVESARRHAELIADEGRLLRVGFLHSVARWMVPDVIQRFRALRPDVRVSLRQGFARDLYGWLALDTIDVALSTAPLATSATSDDIGWLALAEEPLCIAVPTGHPLAAASGPVDVRALAGRDFIGFSRIAELRTAVTGILDEADVTVNVTFESSEIDTMRSLVAGGLGVSILPRTPGRDDPGVVYLPLEPQRVRAIGIAWSTTAQGSRYAKELATALRQR
- a CDS encoding MFS transporter, producing the protein MAVTVLDRTPTGSIARIAAGTPSYRRVVGLLAVGGLANFAIIYFPQPLLPAIAASFGVDAGASGLTISATTAAMLLGLLLSAPLSDRIGRVSAMSGSLVMAGILSVACAFAPTWEAFLALRAAGGLALAVLPAVALAYLRDAVRDDAHGRANALYISGTALGGAVGRLAPLPLATLGGWQLVSTVLGVLSVVVGVLVWFALPRDGAAPLPLRIGDLLGGTVASLRDPVILAVCVAGALAMATFVGLYNAVPFRLDGPPFSLGAAEVFVYVAYPLGILAPGLFHRISRRLGRAVTSLLGALAMLAAIGLVFWPDVIAVFAGLGLLTAAFLGTHSILSGWVVARAQAVGRSTSRASSAYLLTYYLGSTVSGAASTHLFASAGWTAVVLLAAGLTTLCAALFVALRVRRAG
- the helR gene encoding RNA polymerase recycling motor ATPase HelR, translating into MFDLPSRLRRKADPALIDRDERQFAAIARVLAAEVERTQTRLVALRHEAVNGGQRALERDLEVRSLSARLRILRRFGLDACIGRMVDEEGIVTYIGRFGLADAAEERLLMDWRAPASAPFFAATAAHPLGLTSRRRYRWREGRVVDYWDEVFADDGIDHRAALDDQSAFIASLGESRSPKMRDVLATIQSDQDAIIRADSRGALVVDGGPGTGKTVVALHRAAYLLYADPRVQSGGGGLLFVGPHRPYVDYVDDVLPSLGEDGALVCAVNDLVDGGDVGEEDDPEVRRLLGDGRVVDAVGAAVRLWQRPPRRRTPIETAWGAVVLGPAEWSEVFADADGLPHNALRVHAWERLLDVLEDRVDDELRDGGGGGDGWGEGWGEASRSSPRSGDDFDAYGAGWDADESTRETLENDEELQALFDRAWPLLDPDALLCGLLTTGEMLRRCAPWLSAVEVDVLITRGAPTRWTDVDLPLLDAARRSVGDPHSEVRARRDRRAAAEEHRVMSDVVSDLIAADDGDLRLMSMLRGQDLRRTLAQPTASDREPFAGPFAHLVIDEAQELTDAQWRMLLQRCPSRSLTIVGDRAQARRGFAESWDDRLTRVGIDRSHVTTLTVNYRTPSEVMDVAGPVIRATLPDANVPASIRSTGVPVSYGSRRDLDAIVDAWERESADGTAVVIGAPAFVPRPRVAALDAQRVKGLEFDLVVLVDPDRFGDGVSGAVDRYVAMTRATQRLVVLS
- a CDS encoding zinc-binding dehydrogenase, which encodes MRATVMYGAGDVRVENVPDPVIQQPTDAVVRIVRACVCGSDLHPYHSMTESSTGRRMGHELIAVVEETGADVTTVRPGDFVVVPFVYSDNTCVFCREGFQTSCQHGGFYGNGRVGGLQAERALIPQADGTLVVVPGVDPDAASDSLLASLLTLSDVYLTGYHAAHLARVRPGQTVTVVGDGAVGLSAVLAARTLGAERIILMGRHTDRTDLGVEFGATDVVAERGAEGVARVMDLTDALGSHVVIEAVGHMPAYEQSYGVVRPGGVISRVGVPQYENAPVGFASLFGKNITLTGGVAPVRAYLDDAIPLVLDGTIEPGRVFDRIMPLADAPAAYAAMDSREALKVMLTV
- a CDS encoding Type 1 glutamine amidotransferase-like domain-containing protein yields the protein MKLLLTSGGVTNDSIRTALEDLLGTPIADSSALFIPTAQWGQPMCSPETVWRSTAGRWPGGIHSPVELGWRSVGVLELTALPTIAPERWMPWVREADALLVDGGEAVYLAEWIRTSGLADLLPELHETVWVGISAGSMALTPRIGPEFVDRHPGGTDQTLGLVDFSIFPHLDYPGWTGNTTAAAHRWAEGIGGRAYAIDDQTAIRVVDGEVDVISEGNWELLNG
- a CDS encoding NUDIX hydrolase; translation: MTSTPPAPDSATSRSIRVSAAVITDVDGRLLLVRKTGTTAFMQPGGKPEAGEDAAQTLIRELAEEIGLRLQPTDLTPLGEFTAPAANEPGFAVVADVFRVDIGDQQPVTDAEIEELRWVDRGSASALEVAPLAAAYFLPEA
- a CDS encoding SDR family oxidoreductase, translating into MTPDPDDAATPAPIAIDPHELEIALRVIDAASLLDRDDPAYIALRRQTGKMYKDVKRMSRKEKRQRIADADRAVVAATATGAPDRIDDETRGIPLASRTAAPTAGELIKPRACYICKEQYTIVDAFYHQLCPDCAAMSHAKRDARTDLTGRRALLTGGRAKIGMYIALRLLRDGAHTTITTRFPRDAVRRFSALPDSGDWIHRLKIVGIDLRDPAQVIGLADAVAADGPLDILINNAAQTVRRSAGAYKPLVDAELAPLPQGPLPELLTFGHTNDAHPLALAQSVSSHPILAAAARTAEELTAEAMAAGSSSLERLAAGTAIDAGGLVPDENHINSWTQSVDQVEPLEMLEVQLANMTAPFLLVSRLRPAMAASPARRKYVVNVSAMEGVFGRGYKGPGHPHTNMAKAALNMLTRTSAREMFETDNILMTAVDTGWITDERPHYTKVRLAEEGFHAPLDLVDGAARVYDPIVRGEAGEDLFGIFLKDYRKSSW